The region CCACAAATTTGGTCATTTAGATTCACTTTTTCCATGTTACCCTTGTTTTGTACTTGCTCACTGCAAAACCACAGGTGAGAGTGAGCCACTTCAGCAGAAACTGTACTCTTAGTGGCTTTTCCCCCCCTCATCACAGGTTTAATATTTGACAACGATTATTTTTGGAATTCATTAGGATGCTTTTTTGTCCACATCCCAAAGATCTTGACTTTAATGTCTGTTCAGTCTACAGAAATCTGATGGTTTCGAGCAATCAGGGGACATTTAGCAGGgcagtaaatgaaaacaatttCAAACGTAATTTTAATGCAAAGAACATGGCAGAATAATCCAGTTTGCATGTGGAGCTCTTGTAATTTATCAGCGTAGAGCACCACCTTGTGGACAACGTCCAATGCAGCACCTAGTAAAATCCCAGaatgcatttttcaattttttcaatttttcaattcaattttatttatatagcgccaattagtcaaattgtctcgagacgctttacagaacccatatgcctgacccccagagcaagccaaaaggtgacagtggcaaggaaaacacccttttaacagggaaaaaaaacctcgagcagaacccggctctaatgtggggggacccatctgcctgctggccgggctaGACATGAAAAAAGTGGCTAGTGGAAGACAGACAATAACTACAGATGTGGTAATATTATGACAacttattttattacatttacttatttatttttacagacaattgaaaaactgaaataaagctcCAGTTTGACTTCAGTGACAAAAACCTTTTTAACAGTTGAATTTTAAATGGCTTATTTTTCATACACAAGCTAACTAGTTAAACCGCTGAAAGACAGTTGATTAATGTCTTCAATGCTCACAGGCATAAATCTCCAAATATAATACTGTGTTCATGTAGCTACAGGCCTTCTGGAGTTGAAAACTTTAATCCCGTTTTGCGTTGAAGATCGAGCGTATTTGGTCAGGAGGGCTCCGGTGGTTTGTTTCTCCCCACACAGGTCCCTGGATGAGGAGCGTGACACATTATAATGAACCTTCGATATTCACAAATCAGGTAAATCACattattcattttcttcatgAGAGGTTACGATAATTTCCCAGATGGGTGATACTAACTGTATGTATGGTGTGATGTCCTCCTCTGTCCATTTCTCTCGGAGTGTGAAGAGGTGGTTGAAGCGCTCCACCGTGTCCTCTGGAAGATCCTCCACCCGCAGCAGGGAGATGGTCTCAGGGTTGGAGGTACGATCCACCAGGGCGACACTCTGAAAGATCGACAACGCCTTCAGCACCACGGTCAGGAACGTACAATGAAATGCAAACTGGCTTAACAGAGAACTAGACAAGAGTTAAATAAAAACTTAAGAAACgtctgcagaatttttagtgttGATGTTAGGGTTGCAACTAACATTTTCttcgattaattgattaaatgttagggctataaaatgtcagaaaatgttaaaaagtgtTGGTCAGTGTCCCACAGGCCAAGAcgacatcctcaaatgtcttgttttgtccacagctcaaagatattcagtttactgtcatggaggagtaaagaaactttaaaataatcacatttaaaagctCGAACAACAGAatttcaacctttttttttctaaaaaatttcTCAAACAGATTAACTGAGTATAAAAACAGGCGCCAAAAACATATGCTCTTAATTCAATTGTATCCAAATACACAACTTCTACTCTAGTTGTATAACCAGGATCACCTTCAGCTGGTCCAGTCTTGTGCTCATTCCGTCTGGGACACTCTGCTGCCAAACTTCCTGAAACTCCCTCAGGTTGAACTTGACAGCGTTCTGCAGCAGCATTAGTGCCAAACCCCGACATACTTTATCCTCATGCAGCGCATAAAACACCTCATCTGTACAGAGGAAGGAAGATATTTCAGTACCAAGCAGTTTCAGACTGTGTGAGATTCTGCCAGTAGTTGAAATCTTATGGTCTGTAAGTTGAGTCTTTTTTCGTACCGTTTTCGGTAAATCGTCTCCCGTAGCAGTTCAAACAGTGTTTGATCATGtctctgattaaaaaaaacaaacaatatcaCCATTGGACTCTGGCTCAGAAAGTCACTAGAACCTCTTATTGTCCTTTTTCTGAACTCTAGTATTGAGCAGTGTTAACTTACTTGGGTTCCAGTGGGGCCAACTCTTCCAGACTGATTTCAAGGGGAACCTTGTGGAAGGACCAAGACTCAGAATCCACCagctgcgtcacatgaccgagcaGCTTCATCTCATAGTCAAAGTCCAGCACACGCCAGTAGCCTGCAAGTAGAAAGATACTGCCTCTAAACATCTGGTAggtatctgtttttttaatcaatatttgTAAGTAAAATACACTTCAACAATATCTCATTCCAGatattatgacaaaaatgtgtctgtttACCATCTATCTGACAGGCGTGGATGGTTTCTAAGTGGGCCTTTATCTCCTCTTCACTGGCCTGAATCCTCTCCAACAGATCCTGCATTGTGTACTGGCAACAGAGCAAACCACTTATTAACAGCTACAGTGACACTGGAAATAGAGAGCATTTGAAACACAGAATTACTGTCAGAAAATGCACATACAGAGACTACACAGTCAGTCAGTTGGATATTTTAACTAACAGATAACTTCTTTGGAATAATGAAGTGTTTCagcatgaaaacatttcagGTAAAATTATTCTTAGGTTAAAACAGATGATCTTTACTTATGCCACCACACCATCTAGTCCATTTGACCACCACAGCGGCAGAGTAAAGACTTAACTGACCGTCATTGAACTGCTCACTGCTGATCAACACCTGGGATTACACAGAGTAATTACATTCCACATTGTTAAGTTTATTTACCCTGTTCTCTGTATTCTCCTCCTGCCCTCCTAATGCAGGTCCCTCATAAGGATTCTCCATTAAAAGCTTCTTGAGCTTCTTCAGTTTAGGCCGCTGTTTCCTCAGTTCCCAGTAGCTGTTACAAAATCCCCAAATCTACAACACAAGTCATGATAAgaactttatttatgtagcacttttaaaaacaatagtTTAGAAAGAGCTTTGACAGGCAGAGCAAAAACAGGATACCAAGAATGTCAAATAAGATAAATTCCAAGAAAAGGAAGGCACAACTCAATATGTGAGtatgaataaatacaaataaaatataataaaagcaATGAAATCTTAATAATCAGTAGACAGCAATGATCATATTAAAGCAAgtctgtaaaatttaaagaaaggaagaaaatttTAAGAAGTCGCTGATCCTGCCAGTCTCTTTCAGTCTCGTTTCAGTGCTGAGGGGCCCAGAAAGCACCTTTAGATTTAAGTCTCAATGCTGAAAAAGTGAGAAGTTCCACCTGAGGATCTGAAGCTGCGAGCTGACTCATAGGGGGTCAACATTTCTGCTATGAAGCTCGGGGCCCGACCCTGATGTGCTTTGAAAAGTGACCAGTAAAGCCTTTAAATATATTCTAAGATGAACAGAGCCGATGGACAGAAGCCAGGACTGAACTGATGTGATACTGCTAAAACCAGTAAGAAACCGAGCTGCTCTGAACTCTGAACTATTAAGAGGCAAGAGAGTGACTTTTGACCTAAGAAGAGGGAGTTACAGTGGCCTAGCCTGGAGAAATTACCTGTGTAGAACATTTTTTGCAGGTTGGAGTATAAAAATATGCAGATGGTTTTAAAGTGAAGGAAGCAGGatggggggctgcacagtggtgtagtggttagcactttcaccttgcagcgagaagatccctggttcgcgtcccggctttcccgggatctttctgcatggagtttgcatgttctccctgtgcatgcgtgggttttctccgggtactccggcttcctcccacagtccaaaaatatgctgaggttaattgattattctaaattgcccgtaggtgtgaatgtgagagtgcttgtttgtctatatatgtagccctgcgacagactggtgacctgtctagggtgtcccctgccttcacctgagtcagctgggatagactccagcacccccccgcgaccctagtgaggattaagcggtgtatagataatggatggatggatggaagcaGGATGGGACAACTAATTTGATCTGTAGTTCAAAAGTTAGATCTGAATTAAATAGAAGCCCTAAAATTCTGGCAAAAAGCTTAACAATAGTACAAAAAGAAACCAAGGCTGCTTTCAATGACAGTatgatttctgattttttttctgaggtGACGAAAACTTTGCGTCATCCATCAGTTGACATCCCTGAGAAAATCTAAAACAGCAGCTTAGTTTCTGAGGTGTTTAGGTCTCAGGGGAAGGTATTTTGTGCATTGCCTGCTTAgcaataatctaattaaatttgaataatttggcAAAGTGAAAgaatataaatagaaaataaaatctgaccTTAACCTTGAACCTTGTGGTCTGTGggtcaaaacacacagaacgCTATTGTTTTGAAGTAAGGCACCTGTGTGTGTTGTCCATACCTGAGTGTGCACCACATGAGAGCTGTCCTGGCTGTTGGTTAGTTGGTCCGGCGTTCTGCATCCaggaacaaacagcagcaggttggATGTGTCGGCTATTTTTAGATCATAGGTCTTGTCACCGCTACAAAGCACTGCACGCTCATCTTTATCCCCCCGAATCACTAGACTGGTaatgaggaaaaacataattGTTAGTTTGACGTTGTCAGTCACATTTACATAAACATGTTTGTCCATTCAGCTGCTTCAGCATCTAGTGACAGAACAGTACTGCTGATCAGTTATTATCATTGTCAGCCTTGTTTAGCATTTGAGATAGAAAGTCAAGGACGACAGAAATTTACTTGATGagttgattaactgattagtcagtctttacaaaataaattgACAACAACTTTAAAAGGTTATTTAACCATTTAATCAGATAAAATGACATATTCACTGGTTTCACGTCATCACGACTGATATGTTTTTTCAGTTGcgattattactgattatttgTAATCCAGAAGACTGATAAATATTATTTAGAACCAATATACAAGCCAAAAtagcacattatataaataattttatCAGGaatcagttaaaaacaaaactaccaaTATTCAGAAGTTGAGTATCAGATCACTAATTGGTTGACTCGTAATTAAACCCTCTCAAATGAGGaagttgcttttctttgtttcatattgttataaataaaattacctGTGGGGGTTTGGACTGATGTTagttaaaacaaacactttgaATACTGACACACTGCACTCTGGGGAACTTGTGAAGACTATTAACTGTTACTAAcgattatttttaatgttgattaATTTCTTGATTATTTTAGCAATTAATGAGTCGTTTGGGCTGTAAAATGTCACAGAGAGGTCACAAATGTCAGTCAGTACTTCCCAAAGACCAAaataatgtcttattttgtgcaCATCCCAAAGATACTCAgcttactgtcatagaggaggaaacaaaccaaaaaatatccaaatttaCGAAGCTAGAAGTAAAGAATTAAGACTTTATAAAATTCAAACTGATTATtagattatcaaaatagttggcgattaatttaatagttaaCAAATAATCCATTAATTATCGCAGCTCTACTCCTGTTACTTTACATTTAGGATTTACAGCAGCCACATGTACATCTTAATCAGTCATCCGACTAATGTTTCCATACCGTGTCTGTTCACTACACATATTCATTCACTTTATTATTTACTCCTGACCTCTGGCCAGCTTCGATGTGTTTGCACAGTGTGTCGTCCAGCTCCATCAGGCAGTAATCAGCAGATGAAACGTTTTGCCCAAAGGACAGGCAGTGGATGGTGTTCTGCAAATCTTCCTCCTTCAGTTTGGCGATCTGCAGGGTCGCCTGCACCTCCTCTAAAGTTCTCATAGTCGGTCTGACGGCAGGTTAGGTCGATAATGTTTGTTGAATTTTGCCTTTTTAGACTAAAACGACCTTTTTctagtgacaaaaaacaagtcagAACTAGTATTTCTGTGTCGCTGTTCACTGTCAAATTTCCCCGCTCTCTTTCTGTCGCGGGAAGGAAGTGAGCAAACCACGTTGAGGTGTGACCTCAAAACATCACCGGGTAGAAACTCATTCAACAGCGACTTACAGTAATGGCAAATAATTagtttgatatttaaaaaaaaaaggttgaataTGCACTATCGACTTAAATAAGTGCAGCCATTAATAAGTTTAAGTA is a window of Amphiprion ocellaris isolate individual 3 ecotype Okinawa unplaced genomic scaffold, ASM2253959v1 Aocel_unscaffolded265, whole genome shotgun sequence DNA encoding:
- the dscc1 gene encoding sister chromatid cohesion protein DCC1, with product MRTLEEVQATLQIAKLKEEDLQNTIHCLSFGQNVSSADYCLMELDDTLCKHIEAGQSLVIRGDKDERAVLCSGDKTYDLKIADTSNLLLFVPGCRTPDQLTNSQDSSHVVHTQIWGFCNSYWELRKQRPKLKKLKKLLMENPYEGPALGGQEENTENRYTMQDLLERIQASEEEIKAHLETIHACQIDGYWRVLDFDYEMKLLGHVTQLVDSESWSFHKVPLEISLEELAPLEPKDMIKHCLNCYGRRFTENDEVFYALHEDKVCRGLALMLLQNAVKFNLREFQEVWQQSVPDGMSTRLDQLKSVALVDRTSNPETISLLRVEDLPEDTVERFNHLFTLREKWTEEDITPYIQDLCGEKQTTGALLTKYARSSTQNGIKVFNSRRPVAT